One genomic segment of Suricata suricatta isolate VVHF042 chromosome 16, meerkat_22Aug2017_6uvM2_HiC, whole genome shotgun sequence includes these proteins:
- the LOC115279922 gene encoding zinc finger protein 547-like produces MERCPFVTVDGGLVVFTDVAVHFSQEEWGLLDEAQRRLYCGVMLETFALVSSLGCWHGAQDEEASSEHGVSVRASQVRMPQPGPSVQEAQPCEMCSSLLKDLLHLAEQDSIHPEQGPHTWGKRYQHQKHQIRVGLSRSDERKASFAKNCRGHVAETTSMSSEEGKDSRANAGCSDGRLLTLWEGHAGTQQVERPFKVNRIIISAFTVGKSSVIKIYLLTMRKSTLEKSFMSTENVERPSLESPTFISTRRATRKVSFMRTQNMEDVSHRYLASVTTGVFTPGRGLWSAATVGRLSLDCPSSLGTRRSTQERGLMVAVNVGNFLGLALHSSDTRVHTGERPYECRECGKAFTRKHKLVEHQKIHSGEKPYECGECGKTFSCKDKVVEHQKIHSGERPYKCNACGKAFSRKHKLVEHQKIHTGIRAYECRECGKFFMDSSSLAIHQRVHTGERPYECGKCGKFFRYRFPLLRHQRTHTKGRPD; encoded by the exons GGGCTTGTGGTGTTCACAGACGTGGCCGTGCACTTCTCGCAGGAGGAGTGGGGGCTCCTTGATGAGGCCCAGAGACGCCTGTACTGCGGTGTGATGCTGGAGACCTTTGCGCTTGTGTCGTCACTAG GTTGCTGGCATGGAGCCCAGGATGAGGAGGCCTCTTCAGAGCACGGTGTCTCTGTCAGAGCATCACAGGTCAGGATGCCACAGCCAGGCCCGTCTGTCCAGGAGGCCCAGCCCTGTGAGATGTGTAGCTCACTCTTGAAAGACCTTTTGCACTTGGCTGAGCAGGACAGTATACACCCTGAGCAAGGCCCGCACACTTGGGGAAAGCGTTACCAGCACCAAAAGCATCAAATTAGAGTGGGACTTTCCAGAAGTGATGAGCGGAAGGCTTCATTTGCGAAGAACTGCAGAGGTCACGTGGCAGAGACGACCTCTATGTCCAGTGAAGAGGGGAAGGACTCGCGAGCCAACGCAGGCTGCTCCGACGGCAGGCTCCTCACGTTGTGGGAAGGCCATGCTGGGACACAGCAGGTGGAGAGGCCTTTCAAAGTGAACAGAATTATTATAAGTGCATTCACTGTGGGAAAATCTTCAGTCATAAAAATTTACTTGTTGACCATGAGAAAATCCACACTGGAGAAAAGCTTCATGAGCACAGAGAACGTGGAAAGGCCTTCCTTAGAAAGCCCCACCTTCATCAGCACCAGAAGGGCCACGAGGAAGGTCAGCTTTATGAGAACCCAAAATATGGAGGATGTCTCACACAGATACCTGGCCTCGGTGACCACCGGGGTATTCACACCAGGCCGAGGCCTCTggagtgcagccactgtgggaaggCTTTCCTTAGACTGTCCCAGCTCGTTGGGCACCAGAAGATCCACACAGGAGAGAGGCCTTATGgttgcagtgaatgtgggaaattTTTTAGGACTCGCTCTACACTCATCAGACACCAGAGTTCACACTGGAGAGAGGCCATATGAGTGTAGggagtgtgggaaagccttcaccCGCAAGCATAAACTGGTTGAGCATCAGAAAATCCACAGTGGTGAAAAGCCTTATGAGTGTGGAGAATGTGGGAAAACCTTCAGCTGCAAAGACAAAGTTGTGGAACACCAGAAAATTCACAGCGGAGAGCGGCCTTATAAGTGCAATGCATGTGGGAAAGCATTCAGCCGCAAACATAAACTTGTTGAGCACCAGAAAATCCACACTGGAATAAGGGCCTATGAGTGCAGAGAATGTGGCAAGTTCTTTATGGACAGCTCCTCGCTCGCTATTCATCAGagagttcacactggagaaaggccATATGAGTGTGGCAAATGTGGGAAGTTCTTTAGGTACCGCTTCCCACTCCTCAGACACCAGAGAACTCACACTAAGGGAAGGCCTGACTAG